In a single window of the Terrirubrum flagellatum genome:
- a CDS encoding plasmid pRiA4b ORF-3 family protein → MTDAIAHLKVTLDDVEPQVLRRLEVPVTIRLDRLHLALQDAMGWTNSHLYEIRAGDVGWGIPDPSWGDGPLDARKIKLIDVLEDVGVKTLRYLYDFGDGWEHTIKIERIVDAMPGVLYPRLIDAKGRCPPEDVGGPWGYGELVEAIADPKHERHTESVEWLGAPFDPNDINVAVHAAALEALAKRWSRKTAIKRTKVS, encoded by the coding sequence ATGACTGACGCCATCGCCCACCTCAAGGTGACGCTCGACGACGTTGAGCCGCAGGTTCTGCGTCGCCTTGAAGTTCCAGTGACAATCCGTCTCGACCGGCTGCATCTTGCATTGCAGGACGCCATGGGTTGGACCAACAGCCATCTCTATGAAATCCGCGCCGGCGATGTCGGCTGGGGCATTCCCGATCCAAGTTGGGGCGACGGCCCGCTCGATGCGCGCAAGATTAAGCTCATCGACGTGCTCGAAGATGTCGGCGTGAAGACCTTGCGATATCTCTATGACTTCGGCGACGGGTGGGAGCACACGATCAAAATTGAGCGGATCGTCGACGCCATGCCGGGCGTTCTCTATCCGCGCCTCATCGACGCCAAAGGTCGTTGTCCGCCCGAAGACGTCGGCGGACCCTGGGGATATGGCGAGCTCGTGGAGGCGATCGCTGATCCGAAACATGAGCGCCATACTGAATCCGTTGAATGGCTCGGCGCGCCATTCGATCCCAACGACATCAATGTCGCAGTTCATGCCGCCGCGCTCGAAGCGCTCGCTAAAAGGTGGTCACGTAAAACAGCGATCAAGCGCACCAAGGTCAGTTAA
- the tnpB gene encoding IS66 family insertion sequence element accessory protein TnpB (TnpB, as the term is used for proteins encoded by IS66 family insertion elements, is considered an accessory protein, since TnpC, encoded by a neighboring gene, is a DDE family transposase.), which translates to MIGIPTGVRVWLATGHTDMRKGFASLSLQVQEVLRKDPLSGHLFCFRGRRGDLLKVIWHDGQGACLFTKKLEKKRFLWPSLADGAVSISQAQMSYLLSGIDWRNPQETWRPTSVG; encoded by the coding sequence ATGATTGGGATTCCGACGGGTGTACGGGTGTGGTTAGCGACTGGCCACACCGACATGCGAAAAGGCTTTGCGTCCTTGTCGCTGCAGGTGCAGGAAGTGTTGCGCAAGGATCCGCTAAGCGGTCATTTATTTTGCTTTCGCGGGCGCAGAGGCGATTTGCTGAAGGTGATTTGGCACGATGGTCAGGGCGCATGCCTGTTCACGAAAAAATTGGAGAAGAAGCGCTTTTTGTGGCCGTCTTTGGCGGACGGCGCGGTGTCGATCTCACAGGCGCAGATGAGTTATCTATTGTCAGGGATCGATTGGCGAAACCCGCAAGAAACCTGGCGACCAACGAGCGTTGGTTGA
- the tnpA gene encoding IS66-like element accessory protein TnpA produces MASHTNSAPKRLEVVDTGRRRRWSDEEKARIVLESMSGPRLVSATARRHGVSRSLLVTWRRGLGIERRDSETTFVPAVIAGEEPATPLEAAPAVEHANAGASRLEIVLTNGRRVIVDTGVDVEALGRIVAVLDRR; encoded by the coding sequence ATGGCCAGCCATACGAACAGTGCGCCCAAGCGGCTTGAGGTCGTGGACACGGGCCGGCGGCGGCGCTGGTCTGATGAAGAGAAAGCGCGGATCGTTCTGGAGAGCATGTCCGGTCCGCGGTTGGTGTCGGCGACGGCGCGCCGTCACGGCGTCTCGCGCTCGCTGCTCGTGACATGGCGTCGGGGCCTCGGCATTGAGCGGCGCGATTCCGAGACGACTTTTGTTCCGGCAGTCATCGCTGGGGAGGAGCCCGCTACGCCGTTGGAAGCCGCGCCAGCCGTCGAGCACGCGAATGCTGGCGCGTCGCGGCTTGAGATCGTGCTGACGAACGGGCGGCGTGTGATTGTCGATACGGGCGTCGACGTCGAGGCGCTTGGTCGGATCGTCGCGGTACTCGATCGGCGATGA